A region of Drosophila suzukii chromosome 2L, CBGP_Dsuzu_IsoJpt1.0, whole genome shotgun sequence DNA encodes the following proteins:
- the LOC108012874 gene encoding uncharacterized protein, with the protein MFRISAKMKLLAFLFAVLVVVAMTAAPVFGNIPQCPPTDDVAQGGSYPITELMRNGRRPPVYNTGRNGK; encoded by the exons ATGTTCAGAATATCCGCCAAGATGAAGTTATTG GCTTTTCTTTTTGCCGTGCTGGTTGTTGTCGCGATGACTGCCGCTCCCGTTTTTGGAAATATTCCCCAGTGTCCTCCCACCGATGATGTGGCCCAAGGCGGTAGCTACCCCATCACAGAACTAATGCGAAATGGTCGAAGACCTCCTGTCTATAATA